Genomic window (Rhipicephalus sanguineus isolate Rsan-2018 unplaced genomic scaffold, BIME_Rsan_1.4 Seq216, whole genome shotgun sequence):
gtttaaaagcGTGCCATACGGGCTTatgtgctctaagtatagtaaattttcaACGTAACATACTGCAAATCTTATAACTTGCaacctactgctattcaaatcttgctacTGTTCAAAGTTGCTTCGACTATTCACACATGCCTAGCTCCAATTCTTGGTCATGacaaaatgtcatttttttataatatgtgatatataataTTCGAACCATTCGATTCGAAACGagcaaatcactatttgcttcgattTCGCTTCGAATCTCaagtttactattcgcccatccctaaaaaAGGGTTGTGGCACCTCCATTTCGAGTGTGAAACACACATTGCATGTTTATTCATGGGTATCCGAAAGCAGGCTGACAATATTTGAGCCCATTAAACGCGCCGGAAAGGTCATTTATTTTGCATGTATCGTAGTCGAAGTGCGCAGATGTTGGCAACATTGGCGGGTGACCAAATGAAGTGCCTTCTACATGGCCGATGCGTGTCCACTGCAGCGGCCTCACCTAAATAGCTACCGTAGCTGTTCTCCAGTATGTGCCATCATTATCGGCTGATTGAAATAATTGCGAGTTCAGCGCAACAGCGCCACCTTCGCTGTGCCGTTGTGTGCCTGAATGTGCGAAGCAACGATGTTCCTGCTTTCAAACTGAAACCCAAAATGTGCTCTGAAAGCCCACATTAGCCTTCTTTTCCTACTTTGTGTGTATAATCCTATTGGCTTCTTTACACTCAAAATAACAATAAATTGAGAATAATTGGCCGAGCATGTAATCGCCTCTGTtacatgcaacgtgagcaatgtTTTCAAACGCAATGTATAATGCTTTGGGGGAAATAAGATACTGGGTTTCCCGATGGTGCACTCGGGTCAGCAAAGATATCACAATTAAGAGGGTCAGTGTTCGGTCTAGACTGATGTATTATCCTTAATCCTATTTATTTGCAGCTTCCGTTGACGTTACCATGGTCGTGCCATGCATACATGCGAAAAATGCGCGCTCACAATCACCCTGAAAcgtaattaaaatatataagcTCGCTTCTCCCGTAGGTTTTATTAACGTTAAGAAGCCATCCTTAAGATGCTCTTCTATATATACGGGTCTGTTTCGGCATGGCGGTGGACATGTCATAGGATCCtgctttttgttgcttttttttctgctaagAAAACGCGACGACTGCGCGCAGAAATTTGGCTTAAGCGCACTTAAGAGAAACACTCAAGACGACTTTGGATCCGTTGATGTGCTTACGAAAATTTGGGTCAAAATTTCATGGTTGAGCTAAAACACTGTTGCAGTTGCATCGTCCGTTGATTCATTGATGATTGATTGAGGACGCAGGACACGCCCTCGCACAGCgtgcgactcccacgtcgggaccacCAGCCCAACCCATGTTATAGAACAACAAATAGAGCGTCACACGGGCCTCATGCACAAGTTGCGGGTTCAGAATACACTTTTTTCATCGCTCACTTTCATTTTTGGGAGAAAAGACTTGAAATCTGTCTGACCTTTAACACTTCCGACAGATCAATATTGTCTCTTTCCTTCATTGTCTGTAGACTTCATGCAATTACTACGAAACTAAAGTTCATTCCTCGTTTCTTCTTATTCtaatttgaccccccccccccccaaactacAAGGCCCCTATTCTGCAAAACTGCTTGTCATGTGGCGCACCCTTAACTTGCTATAGTCATTGGCGTGAAACAACAGCATGTGCAGAGCTCTTTGCAACAGTCGAGCGTAATACAAACGATATAAAAGCTTAAAAGTTTGCCTCTTTTGGATTCGAGTGATTTTCGTCCGCAAGGCCGACCCAGAAGAACTTCAGGAAAATGTTGCCGGCCACAAGAGCTTGCCACACACTGCGTTGCTAAGCGAGCGAACTGTGTAGATCGGCGTGCTTTAGGATGCGTAATGGTCGTGTTTAGAAACCTATGCGTCTTGAGTAACGCTTGACAGCATTCTAAGCAAAATCCTTGACGCACGTGGGCCTGCCGGTGAATAAAGGTTTCTGCAGCCTAGAATTCCCGAGCGGAGTCGTTTGGACTTCTTAGTATTACGTCGCTATGAGCCAACGGTTTGAAAGGCAAGGCAGAACAGGGCTCACAGCGTCGTAGTGCAAGCAGTTTTTTTGTGGAAACTGTCAGACGCATGCTGCAATCGAGGCAGTTTCTATGGAATGGGAACTGCGCAACAGCTTATATGCACTCGCGCCGTACGTATAACagccattacaaaatcacttttACTTTTGAAATGCCTTTTATGATCCTTCGTTAAAATATGGAAATTAGTTTCATGTAATAAACACATTTCATAGTATAAAAGATTTATTACTTCCCCATTGCTTATTCTAACCTGCATCCCTCACCACGCCTGGCGTCCTTCTCTTCTAGCCCGTATTGTCACAGGATAGTGCACAATTAGCGGCGGGCTTTGAGACACAGTTACGGTGCGTGGACAGCAGTGGCAGCTCACCCGGCATGCGAGTCACCTTCGCGTACTGACAGCTGCACCGCACCATAAGCACCATAACCGCAAGACCACCGCGGCACGTGGGGACGAGAAAAACACAACATTGTTTATTGTCACATGTGGACACAACAATCTAAAAGGCCCTTTCCTTCGTCAGCCATTAGGCGCCACCACTCACCGAAACAGCCAGCGACGGAGGATGAATGACTTTCCCATCGACAACATGAACTGCAGATGCGGCGATTAAAACTTTATGACGCCTCATGGGAACGAAGAGGTGAACAGCCACAGCTTGAAAGGAGCCTTTCTTTTACTGATTTGCAACTCGTCTAACTGACCGAGACATACTATTGCCAAGGCCGCTGGATCCAGTGGCCGTGCTACTGCATACCGACCTGAGACACActtaacgagaaaaaaaaacgaaaaaaaacgaaggaCATGGCGAAGGAAGTAGGCAGATCGCAGCGCTGTCTTTGGTTTGCCCTGTCCTTCGTTATTTTTTGCTCTAATTAGGTATGTATGAAGACGGTATGCcatacaaactagcccaactctcatcTCTGATACTGCGGCACACCCAAGCACTGGTCATTCTGTTGTCGAACTCTACTAAAACAACCATTGTTCTGCGCGCGTTCGGTTGTGTTTCACTTGCATATCGTTTTGATAGAAAATGTGTCTGCAAGAACTGGTCTCGTTGACTGCATATGTGCGCCTTCAGTGCAGCTTGCCTTATCTTTACGCTGAATTTGCTCACTGTTCATACTCAATTGCCAGGTGCAGTGATTTCCCTTGCTAGCTCCTTGCGTACGGCTTCGAACGCTCGGATTTGCGCAGTGTTCATCATTCGCAAGAATATATACGCTGCCACGTGGTATGCGGGCATGTCAATTGGTATCTTTTGCATTTCGCGGGCACCCGCAGTAAGCAGAAAAAACACTAATACTCAATAGGTTGAAAGTTAGAAACTGCCAAATCGGATGTTTTGCAAACAGATCTGCAACTTTTCaattggaattttttgcccagcttcgttgctttagaCGTTAGTTAATTATTGCTGCCTAATTAAGCAATGGAGTAGAACGCAAAAAATAATGTGACTAACTACATGCAATAGTCATTAACAGGCATTTGGCCGCATCGTAATGGAGTGCGTTGGCATATTtcaaactctggctagagttggGTCGCCCTGTATAATTACGGCACGTGGAATCGTTGCGTGAGGTGATGCGGTCGACAAAATGAGATCTAGCTGTTTTCTCGCCACATCTATTCTCAGGTGCTGCATACATGAACAGCTGCGCTAGCCGCGGGTAACACAGTGACAATGTGCGGTAATTTGGAAAGGACGCTTGcagaggcgtgcgcagggctttCCATTAGGGGGGCCAAGTCTCCCGCAGCCGTTGGTCGAGCCagaatggatgcaaaaatgaaaatgacgtgcttctcacaccGGCCTGCATTGGTCCCTGGCTAGGCTCAGATAGGAACTGTTCTTTGAGTGAAACATCCGGGTCCTTGGTCGCCATGAAGGAAGATGCGTAGCGCATTAAAGGATGACGTGAGAGGTCCGACCGAGTAAAGGTACGGGGCAGAACTGGCGCCCCCCTTGGGATGACTAGGGAAGGCCGACGCATGCCTATGTACGCTTGCATACATGAGTATCGCGCGCGTCGGCAGACACTCCGCATGCTGGGTGTGCGTAGATCGATGAGCAAGGTGTGCGACACTTTTCATGCTAAACTGCTAGCTCGTCGGCGCTCAGATTTTACGCACCCAGAAGTGTAGCATTTCACGGTTAATGATGTTTTCGCAGTCTGATGTGAAGCagcttatgtatttatttatttcgaaaaGCAATCGCGTCTTCGCCACGATGAAGGGAAAACGGCTTCCTCAGGGCTCGTTGTTAACATCGTCGATGGCTTGCAGGGCGTGCAACACAGTAGCTCGGCACCGGTTCCCATGGCAACCTGCCGTGGTAATGCGAAATGGCAAGCATATCAGCGTACTTGCGATGAataaaaatcaatcaatcaatcaatcaatcaatcaatcaatcaatcaatcaatcaatcaatcaatcaatcaatcaatcaatcaatcaatcaatcaatcaatcaatcaatcaatcagggaTGAGCGAATGTAAATttcaggttcgaagcgaatagtgatttggttgaataatttcgagtCAAATAATACAAATAGTGTATATCACATAGttaaaaatgagcatatttgtcgtgACCAAACTAACGTGCACAATATTTTCAAAGATTGCAACAACgcatgtgtgaatgtcacttCTTTGGTTCGTagtaaagtggaagcaacttttggTAGTAGGAGGATCTGAATTTCAATTGGATGCTAGTGATAACCGGCAAAATACTCTACGTTTAAAATTTACTGTTCTGATCACATATAAGCCCTATAACAAGCCTTTAAACTTAAAAAGTAATTAATCGATATGACGGTAATATGTTCATTGAACCTTGATGTAAagcttcacggcagtgcggatttttcctggacagGTGTTTTCACAGCATAGCATTTCTCATCAGCAGTGAAACCGTTTTTACAGAGGGGTTACATAcggttcatttcgaatacttcgaaatttcgagcAATtaaaattcgtgtcgaagcgaattcgaatactgtaatattcattcgaatattcggaGTACTCGATTATTCACTAATGCCTAGAATAAATAAATTAGTCAGTGTTTCGTGAATGTAGTCGCTAGAAAGTGGTGTGGAGTCGCTGACAAAAGTTATACGATGTCGCATCCTTAGAGGGCTCCtcaacaacctctgaaaatacgagagtaagaacgagcgcgttattctctcctcgCTTCCCATCTTCTCAGCACAGTTCCTGACGCCAGCAGTCCGTTCACATGGCGTCATGGGGAAATAACCCTCCATGGGTCCATGTACGAGGGATGTCAGTTGGGAATTGTGTCCTGCcatttgcagtcgcacgcccgaTCTGCCTTGTCTcccatgactatcgtgcgcgatcaactgatttcacttcgttttgttcGTTTGcggctgcgcaagcggagataacagcgtgtatccGAAAAAGCTCGAAATCCTGATCGGCTCCACGTGCTTTAGGAAGAAATaggtggagaggaggagataACGCCTGTATACGAAAGACAGTGGAGGCTGGAAAGAAACCATTTTCTaatctttgaactcggagtggatTATGTGCCCTTCAATATCTGCCCGCGCACGCATACCAGGCGCTCGCTCGCATGCATGCAGCAGCGTTCAAAGCCTGGCTTTCACATACGCACTTATCGAGCTTAAGAACAGCGTTGAGTATACCGTCGAGTGGTCTCTCTCTGGCTCTGTTCCGCATGCCTCCACCGAGAAACCCCAGGTCGACCATTGCTGGGCGTGCCGGGTCTGCCTGCAACAGGCCCAGTGTGCGGCCCATCCTCGGTTCCTCCAACTGCAAAACGCGCGTCAGAGAAGGGAACGCAGAATTGTATGCGCATGTGTCTCTCGATTAGCAGCGGAAAATTTGCCCGTTAACAGCTCACTAGTTCGCAGCTGGCACAATGTGCCTTCAGTGTCTTCGTATTATAGCATACGCCGTAAGCCGAGAGGAGGACGTCGCGGCGGAAAAAATTGTCGCTCACCTGAGGATAGTCAAGATCCCTTCTGCCCATGCGAGGTATGGTGTTGGTTGTCTTTGAGAAATACTGTCCCTGGGTCACTCCTAGAAGGGCTAGGCAGCAGCAGAGCTTCATGAGCGCCTCAATACGCAACCAGCCTGTCGAAAAAAGAATTGCCGGGTTCGTCCTTTGCGTATACACGCGAAAGGTGACAcggtagcagggctgggcagagatactcacaaaagtattccggaatacagatatcgaaatacatgaactggaagcctaaatacagatactgagatacatttgcctttaacgtaacgggatatttcggagatacttttgcaataagacgaaaaaagtattccggaatacagttacagcgatacagatactggaatactttttttcatttcaaggatgctcatactatgcaaagacacttattagtgcagcatgatgttgtaaTGAAAGTTACaacgcatcgaaacgttcagttcattatttatttattacagtaccctcagcgtcaTTAAGACACTGCAGGggagggggcggacaaagtatataattagtaataatgacaattagaagtatcaattgcaataaaaatacactatttcacagcaacagtaacaagcactggtcaccgaaatcgacatacttggcgaacaaactaagctatactagaaatagcacactttaagcaaatcactcgaatcactaatgaatctcttcttgtgcactaatgaacctcagtgaattgagaaaaagcacacatttattttgaagatctgctttgctaagaaggttgctgtgtaggcttctcaaataggatgtcttctaacagcgtcggttcagcctcagcacaagactcacgaaaaaaaaaagtgtgtctaccgctgaaggcgagcacacattcgtgttatagtgaataaataccgccttcatagccggattgccctgcagcgtggcgatatctcttctcgggtcatctagataccgaaacgcttccgccctcacttgggttgttctgactgttcagaatccgaagtctgtccccatcttcggaatcctcggccgtctgaccctgtcggcttcaatgaagctgtcaccaccaccgacgctacgagcacccattttagaaagccgcaacatgcgaagtcggctccggcggtgggggagcctgctaccacaaaagaccgtttcactcatgtcatcaattaggaacgcaccctgacattggagaggtggctgaaagcacgtcagagatagccatcttctagtcacttccgccgcgactacgggaactgcttttggaagtgtcgccgctttgagaactgaacgcccgcgaagcattgcaaagcctgttccaaggcggtatccgcgcggggggtcgcgaagtaatggcttgccacccgaaaaaaattaggcgtgctgcactgacatTGAGtgcagcgactttcgtcggcagaggccgacaacactgcccccgcgattctgccgtctgcgttgtcgcgcgctttaccacatgggccattctgtgcttgaggggaaaccatcgccgccttatctgtcggtgaccggcggcgcgcctttgcttgtcttggcacaaaaaagaaaaagaaaaacgtcattcccccattggaaacacgcctcaactcatttccgacacaaaaaacaatgtaacgagatacccatgtcctgcatagcatcgcgatacaggcgatacatcgtaaatgtatttcactactgagatacaaatacatttttgaaatgtatctcgatacagaaatacagatactcaaaagtatctctgaaatactatcgcgatactcttgtatcgcgatactgcccagccctgcacggTAGTAAGTTTGGCAATGCCATGCGACTCCGATCAACGTCTTTTAAATATTGCCAGCAAGTTCACGATTAGAAATCACGCATCTTTCATCTCGGATGTCCTGCCTACAGTTTAATTTTTAGGGCCTTCTGTTGCATGTTACTGTGACTATATATGTGTGCTTAAAAGTTACCAGTAGAACTTATTTCATTTCAATGCGGCAAGCATTGAACATAGCGACTGTAAATTAAGGAATAAACAAAGAAGTGCCTCGAGAATCCGCAATTCTTTTTTTCATATTAAGACCCTGCACCTTTCGGTAACTGACTGTACACATTTTCttcgaatggaaaaaaaaattgcctcgAGATTTGTTCAAGGTAAAGTTCTCGTGACAGCCCCCTCGTGATGGAGTTGAAACACGTCGTAGCGTGCAATTTTGGCTTCATTCGTTTACAATTATTGCTGCGCCCTGCTGTGCGCAATCTCTCCAATTTATTTAACTTTCTCATTTTCGCGAGGCGccttacgcaaaaaaaaacaaatacaaataattACGTTGATGCATATGTAGACTATTCGGTGCAAAATCAAGGAAGCGATTGAGTGGACAATTTGCTCAATAAGTGCATACTGACTATGTATGGAGAATTAACCTTGCAGATGACGGCAGACGTGCTTATACTTGATGAAATGCACACACATGATTTCGATCACACATGAGATTGCGCTTCGTAGTTTCCTGGAGCCACCAAACTTCGCTTTCGTAAGGGACTTTTGACACTGGCCTCATGGCTTCACTGTGATCAGAATTGGTTGAATATTCATTGATGATAATTTTATCGTAAGACGTTTTTATGAACTTATGTCGTGGTTTCACAAGTAGTCACTACCTTAACTGGCAGTAAGAGAATTTTTTTTGGACATGTGAAACGTCATGAGGTCCGTTTTGCGTGAGCGGTACCGTTGTTGTGAATACCTGCTTTATTGTTTCATAACGAGACTTGACACGACCACTCTTCAATTAGGAAGCTTTATTAAGCAAGCGGTAATAAGTGTTCAGGGCGACAAGGCAAGATGGAGACTGTTTCACGAGGAAGCCGAGTCAGTGCGCACGCATCGTCTGGTCACGTACCATGGCATCACACAACATTATAAGCTCACCTGCAGAACATACCCTCCCGCACAGAAGTGACTACTTAAAGAGCGGAAGAGAATACTCTACAGATCAACACATTGCCACGCCAAACCAGAGGTCATCATAGCCGTTACTCAATTTTCTCTGGAATGCCGCTTCTTCGGTGAATCCGGGTCTCTTCAACGTATGGTAGGAGGCTGCAGAAAATCGCGACTGAAACCCCCTAACCTTTACCACACCAACGAGCTTTGAGAGCCTTGGGCAACTCCAGCCTCGAGGTTCAGCTAAGACTGGTTGCGAGGGCCCCGGACGCTGCCCGAGCTCGAGGCATCCTGGACTAAGGGCGCTTCCATTTAGATACCTTCTAAATAGAGTCGTTtatcccctctctctctcctcggaatACAACTTACTGTGCCTATAACCACACCCCAAATACAGAAACACACTCTCCTCCCAGCCACCTTTGCAACAATTACGTGACAAGGTCTCATTAACAGGTGTGCAACATGCaaccgatttatttatttatacgccGCAATTTGTGCGCCCCTGCAGCATAATAGCCTTATTCGCGTGCCTCAACGGTTGTTAATTACACGTATGTTTTACACGCGAATAATATGCATGCGGTGTTTGAGACGTGCCTCAAACGCTGTCCTTCGAGCGAGGTTATAACTCACTGAAACATATAATTGTGAGTTGTGGCTGGTAGGTAATGAAAGACTTTTGACACTCCTTTAAAGCCCTCTACTTAGACTCGCAAATTATATTCGCGAAACTCTACATTTTTGTTTATTTGCGGGCAAGAAGTTGATTACTGAATGAGAAAAACGAATGCTAAATCTTtacatcactgtgacgtcacggatttcatagCATTCCTCGAATGTTGGCCGTTGCGGTTGTTAGTATCGGTTTCAAACTTGTTCATTCAAACTTTGATTTGCTTGGATTACGACGTAGTCCATCGTTACCAATGAAAAACTGACGCCATGCAAACTGTTGCTCTTGCAAGGGCTTGTCAAGTCTATCTAAATGATGTGAATTGCTTCTTTGGTACTGTAGAAAGGTGCTGTAGAACACGGGCAGCAATAGTGAATTTAATTGCTCCAGCGGTGCGTTAAGAATTACATGGAACGCATATCGCTTCCTATAGAGCAAACAGATCGAGGATACACTCACCCCTCAAGGCTCGTCCTGCCTCCATCGTAGCTCTGCGGAGCAGAGTAGTCAAGCTCCGCGTTGCTGCGCCCGCACGCGACGTCTTTATATGCAGGCACAGCAAAAGTGTGTTGGCCGCTTTACTTTCTCGCGAAGTCAGCGGCGAAACCCAATTATCGGTTGGCAAGCGGGCACCCCGACATTAATCGAGATCAGTAGCGGCTTGCTTTCTtcattctgttgttttttttgcttACCTAGCACCGTATTGATATACCGAGTAGGCTCCTCGCTGATGCGACCTTtatacgcatacatacatacatacatacatacatcatacatacatactcaTACATACTAcatcacatacatacatacatcatactACCCACATACATAGTTTGTTCTTTCATAGATACttatatcgagagagagagacaactttatttgggtccttgCTGGGGTTAAGGGAGGCGGGGGCctggagactagccctaccggagccccccttcctcaggcggcggccagggTTACATACACAAATCACACAGCGTGCTTGAGCCCTGCGGTAGAAATATGCTGGTGTCCCAGGGCATGACGCGAATTCGCCATCCTTCGATGTTCACTGtgtgctttttttattattggacTTACGGTGTTTCTATTTCGACCGAAATGCGCAGCAGCGATATTGTTTGGTTAATGTTGTCGATCTTACATGAGCTCTAAAGATAACATCACTTTGCTCGATAGGACATTCACATATGATACGTGTATTCAGGGCACTCAACGAGATAGCCAGTGCTAGCGACGGTGGTTTTTAAAATATGACAAATGTTGGGAACTGTCCGTGTGTCTCGCCTTCGTGGGGCTCAAGTCATAACCGTTGTTGTTCATTTTTTATTGTGTGCTGTGCGAGTAGTTGATGGTAAAATTACAAGAAATATttgccgccatcccgccctgcgaacgtgaatgtccagcaaagctgtatcaaacaccacatatgctgatgagggggggggggaggggtatgttgtattattactttagagtaatggtagtgataatcgctttgttaATTGTCGCTGTGGTACACCGTGATTggtccgcgaccattttcagcaagacgaattgttcatttcgtcgagcattgtattcacgcgcCTGTTGTTCTGGTGtttttaatttccgtggtctacccacgTGGCAGTCAAAATGAACTGAAtaagttgctagacgggtctccctttatATATGAAAACAGGGAACACACGCGgggaaggaagggccgtttgacgtcattcgaagccctcgtgtgaagtgcaaagcagtcgcaacctaatctttaccgggaacgcgtgggaggctgttcccattgttcactGTTCAAAGACGCCTTATCATCCACCATTCGGTttcgatgcttgttttgtggttttctttattgaaaagaatactgagctctatgctgtatgcctaattgcaaagaaagatatgccgtttgccttcgattgataaagggcccctaaaacacccagaggtcgaaattcagttgtggcgttgcagttgtgcacgagtctacagcgaacgctagcggagttacacgcgttgcTCGTTCGCTctttcctcttcctcttcgctacgctgcgttcgtcggctcgtctgtccacctctccgaatgcccttcctcagcgtccgaggtgaaaacgcaaggagcgcgcgcatctgctagcacaggagcacgcgagcgtccgTGGTGAGTTGTGGTAtttgccccatttctgtggcCAACCCCTCCGAGGCGttgctgtggcacatacgcgctataggagttttaTTCTCATGgagtttcctgcaatatttactatagtcggtgacaacctaagaataaatataagctccgcccacgaggccgcattgcgcatattttgcatgcctccgcgctacaaacgaagtagttcctaaacaatggcaatacttttcactcatataaaccttattttgcaatactgcactgatattgtaataaagaaagcaaagctagataaaataaattgtgaaggcacggagttcagcgtcagcataacaatatttgtgttgtttaaatcgcatcCCCCGCCGCCTTCATCTCGGAGTCcatacgaaaaagtaatgtacatctcaaaggcgatgtttctgagcagtacctaatatggtattaaaacaaagaatggcaGATTTAatataaaacttaaaataaaggaatcattATTTTACGGtttaacagaacaaaacagggacatttatcacgtttaataaggtcgtttgtaatttttttgcgaaactctcgct
Coding sequences:
- the LOC125756585 gene encoding uncharacterized protein LOC125756585 gives rise to the protein MEAGRALRGWLRIEALMKLCCCLALLGVTQGQYFSKTTNTIPRMGRRDLDYPQLEEPRMGRTLGLLQADPARPAMVDLGFLGGGMRNRARERPLDGCHGNRCRATVLHALQAIDDVNNEP